In Thermospira aquatica, the following proteins share a genomic window:
- a CDS encoding IS256 family transposase, with translation MIETKNILELFKPIVKEVLESMLKEEREIYLENNPPTKGNGFYERDLKTAFGELTAIRVPRTRDNGFKSALLPYRKRITEDLDALIRAMLISGMSTRKIAEVLKELYEIKISYDNISRISQVGIEEIQKWRSRPLMEEYAVVFLDAMVFPIKRDRVENESIYVAIGITPEGRREILGYYLPGGMESAYNWREILLDIRERSVKQIHFIVSDGLSGMKNVITEIYPHAKYQPCVVHVMRNILAKVRVQHRNIIATEIKEVFHAKDKQEAEQLFMKFIQKWKNIYPNLMNNLLTIRENIFTYMELPEGIRSMVYTNNALERLFKELKRRLKTMEMCQSEASAEKYLYLLLRYQNEKFLKRKLKNWEYYFQLYREQHSYTKENIHSEVIL, from the coding sequence ATGATTGAGACGAAGAATATTTTAGAGCTATTCAAACCAATTGTCAAGGAAGTATTAGAGAGTATGTTAAAAGAGGAAAGAGAGATTTACCTGGAAAACAATCCTCCCACAAAAGGCAATGGCTTTTACGAAAGGGATTTAAAGACAGCTTTTGGCGAGCTTACAGCCATACGTGTTCCAAGAACAAGGGATAATGGATTTAAAAGTGCCCTTCTTCCCTATCGCAAACGCATCACAGAAGACTTAGATGCATTAATCAGGGCTATGTTGATATCAGGAATGTCAACAAGGAAGATAGCAGAAGTTTTAAAAGAGCTTTATGAAATAAAGATTTCTTATGATAACATCTCAAGGATAAGCCAGGTAGGCATAGAAGAGATTCAGAAGTGGCGTAGTCGCCCTCTCATGGAAGAATATGCCGTGGTATTTCTGGATGCTATGGTGTTTCCTATCAAGAGAGATAGGGTAGAAAATGAATCAATATATGTAGCTATAGGCATTACACCTGAGGGAAGACGGGAGATTTTAGGATACTACCTGCCAGGAGGCATGGAAAGTGCTTATAACTGGCGGGAAATTTTGCTAGATATAAGAGAAAGAAGTGTCAAACAGATTCATTTTATTGTCTCTGATGGCTTAAGTGGTATGAAAAACGTCATAACAGAGATATATCCCCACGCAAAGTATCAGCCCTGTGTAGTCCATGTCATGAGAAACATACTGGCTAAAGTGAGAGTTCAACACAGAAATATCATTGCCACTGAAATAAAAGAGGTATTTCATGCCAAAGACAAACAGGAGGCAGAACAATTGTTTATGAAATTTATACAAAAATGGAAAAATATCTATCCCAACTTAATGAATAACCTCTTGACAATAAGAGAGAATATATTCACTTACATGGAATTACCTGAAGGAATACGAAGCATGGTGTATACAAACAATGCCCTGGAAAGACTCTTTAAAGAACTTAAAAGGAGATTAAAAACAATGGAAATGTGTCAAAGCGAGGCTTCAGCTGAGAAATATCTTTACCTGTTATTAAGATACCAAAATGAGAAGTTCTTAAAAAGAAAGTTAAAAAATTGGGAGTATTACTTTCAACTCTATCGTGAGCAACACTCATACACCAAAGAAAATATTCACAGCGAGGTTATCCTATGA
- a CDS encoding FAD-dependent oxidoreductase encodes MKEIPNSEFEMKADLVILALGFLHPEHDLVNELGIELDERGNVKTDSNYKTNIEKVFAAGDMRRGQSLIVWAISEGRKAAENIDSYLKNK; translated from the coding sequence ATGAAAGAAATACCCAATTCAGAATTTGAAATGAAGGCTGATCTTGTTATTCTTGCACTTGGTTTCTTACACCCAGAACATGATTTAGTAAACGAACTTGGAATTGAACTTGATGAAAGAGGAAATGTGAAAACTGATTCAAACTATAAAACAAATATTGAGAAGGTTTTCGCTGCAGGAGATATGAGAAGAGGACAATCATTAATAGTATGGGCAATTTCTGAGGGAAGAAAGGCAGCAGAAAATATTGATAGTTATTTAAAAAACAAATAG
- the fliP gene encoding flagellar type III secretion system pore protein FliP (The bacterial flagellar biogenesis protein FliP forms a type III secretion system (T3SS)-type pore required for flagellar assembly.), with amino-acid sequence MRKPGFVLGFVLLLSVAGFAQTPNIPIPSVNVNITEAKTPRQVALSLQVLFLITIISLAPTLLITLTSYIRMYIVLSFVGRGLSQQGLPPNQIIVSLALFMSLFVMYPIFQKSYQEGIGPYLDGKLSLAEGYTKAMKPIRDFMFKQTSERYIYRFVKMSKTERPRTRDDVPDFVLIPAFILNELTISFYMGMLILIPFTIIDIVVASVLMSMGMMMLPPTMVAFPLKLVLFLAVDGWDLLIEKLVLSFR; translated from the coding sequence GTGAGAAAACCTGGCTTTGTTCTGGGGTTTGTTCTTCTTTTGTCAGTTGCTGGATTTGCACAGACACCAAATATTCCTATACCATCGGTGAATGTGAATATCACTGAAGCAAAGACACCCCGGCAGGTAGCATTGTCCCTTCAGGTGCTTTTTCTTATCACTATTATTTCTCTGGCTCCAACCCTTCTCATTACGTTGACGAGTTACATACGCATGTATATTGTTCTTTCCTTTGTGGGGAGGGGGCTGTCTCAACAGGGGCTCCCACCCAACCAGATTATTGTGAGTCTTGCGCTTTTTATGAGTCTTTTTGTGATGTATCCTATTTTTCAGAAGTCGTATCAGGAGGGTATAGGTCCTTATCTTGACGGCAAACTCTCTCTCGCAGAAGGATATACGAAGGCGATGAAGCCTATCCGGGATTTTATGTTTAAACAGACGTCGGAAAGGTATATTTATCGTTTCGTAAAGATGTCGAAAACGGAAAGACCTCGAACGCGTGATGATGTTCCGGATTTTGTGTTGATTCCAGCCTTTATTCTCAATGAGCTTACCATCTCGTTTTATATGGGGATGCTGATTTTGATTCCCTTTACGATTATTGATATTGTGGTGGCGAGTGTTCTCATGTCTATGGGTATGATGATGCTTCCTCCTACGATGGTAGCTTTTCCTCTCAAGCTTGTGCTTTTTCTTGCGGTGGATGGATGGGACCTTTTGATTGAAAAACTCGTGCTGAGTTTTCGGTAG
- the fliQ gene encoding flagellar biosynthesis protein FliQ, with translation MSDGLILKLLSESLYQILFLSVPLLGISMVVGLIISVFQATTSIQEQTLTFVPKMIVILLLMVFLGPLFLREFKDFTYRIFEYIAQARL, from the coding sequence ATGTCAGATGGTCTTATCCTTAAGCTCCTCAGTGAATCACTCTACCAGATTCTTTTTCTCTCCGTGCCACTTCTGGGTATTTCGATGGTGGTTGGTCTTATTATCAGTGTCTTTCAGGCTACGACCTCTATCCAGGAACAGACGCTTACTTTTGTTCCCAAGATGATTGTTATTTTGCTTTTGATGGTGTTTTTGGGACCATTGTTTCTCAGGGAGTTTAAGGATTTTACTTACCGTATTTTTGAATATATCGCTCAGGCACGCCTGTAG
- the fliR gene encoding flagellar biosynthetic protein FliR has product MLYEAFYRYFEIFLVVFVRMVGMFTSAPFFSGQALPMRVKLSFAFFVSLVLVPLVVGYNIPQPQGFMELGADMVVNFVIGFGLGSFVYFCVSAFQNAAHMFSMQMGMGINEVYDPMSEQQTPALGNVLGILILLLFLRVDGHIYLVQVVAESFRSFWRLDGTSLNILVKSLGAGIMVLFDTGLRIAFPVIAVSLLLDVAVAMIGRVAPQFNVMIMGFHIKLIVGFVVLWLFLPVLVNVGEALVDQALSDVYRLVRMIKQGGGA; this is encoded by the coding sequence ATGCTCTACGAGGCGTTTTATCGCTATTTTGAGATCTTCCTGGTTGTCTTTGTGAGAATGGTCGGGATGTTTACCAGTGCACCGTTTTTTTCTGGACAAGCGCTCCCCATGCGCGTAAAACTTTCTTTTGCCTTTTTTGTGAGTCTGGTACTGGTGCCTCTGGTGGTGGGGTATAATATTCCTCAACCCCAGGGATTTATGGAGCTGGGAGCGGATATGGTGGTGAACTTTGTTATCGGGTTTGGTCTGGGGAGTTTTGTGTACTTTTGTGTTTCCGCATTTCAAAATGCGGCACATATGTTTAGTATGCAAATGGGGATGGGGATCAATGAAGTCTACGATCCCATGTCAGAACAGCAGACACCAGCGCTGGGTAATGTCCTGGGTATCCTGATTCTTCTTTTGTTTTTGCGTGTGGATGGGCATATTTACCTGGTACAGGTAGTGGCAGAGAGTTTTCGTAGTTTTTGGAGACTGGATGGAACATCGCTGAATATCTTGGTCAAGAGTTTGGGAGCTGGTATAATGGTTCTTTTTGATACGGGGTTAAGGATTGCTTTTCCCGTGATTGCGGTGTCTCTTTTGCTTGATGTGGCTGTTGCGATGATTGGGCGTGTGGCACCCCAGTTTAATGTGATGATTATGGGATTTCATATCAAACTTATCGTGGGTTTTGTGGTTCTCTGGTTGTTTCTTCCTGTTCTGGTGAATGTTGGAGAAGCGCTTGTTGACCAGGCACTCTCTGATGTCTACCGCCTCGTGCGTATGATCAAACAGGGGGGTGGGGCATGA
- the flhB gene encoding flagellar biosynthesis protein FlhB gives MSTRSWLLSLYPELVSIEIDLQLFAAEDEGRTEEPTEYKKRKAREEGQIPRSQELTAIIVFLIVFWAVSLIAAYLWRLFFSLFRFYLENILNFSFSSGNFSALYINMLWIVAQILLPIFLVAVVAAIISNALQGGFVFTTKRIQFNLAKIWGNIGKNFVRMFWSVETLFNMAKSLLKLVGVFSVAILFMLNRFGQLITLARMTVLESVEFLAVFIFQFVSTVGILLLVFAVVDYAFQRWNFIQSLKMTKQEIKEEFKEMEGNPEIKAKIREMQRRFLSQNLAREVPKADVVITNPTHIAVALKYDPHYMNAPVVIAKGEGPIAERIKALAKENDIYVIENKPLARSLYQLVDVGEEIPPEFFEAVARILSIVYQARGKSVVA, from the coding sequence ATGAGTACGAGATCGTGGCTTCTCTCACTTTATCCCGAGCTTGTCTCTATCGAGATTGATCTCCAGCTTTTTGCGGCAGAGGATGAGGGACGAACCGAAGAGCCAACAGAGTACAAGAAACGGAAAGCAAGAGAAGAAGGACAGATTCCCCGTTCGCAAGAGTTAACGGCAATTATTGTGTTTTTGATTGTTTTTTGGGCAGTCAGTCTTATAGCGGCTTATTTATGGAGGCTTTTCTTTTCTCTTTTTCGTTTTTATCTTGAGAATATTTTGAATTTTTCTTTTTCATCGGGGAATTTTTCGGCGCTGTATATCAATATGCTCTGGATTGTAGCACAGATTCTTTTACCGATTTTTTTGGTGGCTGTTGTGGCGGCTATCATAAGCAATGCTCTGCAGGGTGGTTTTGTTTTTACAACAAAGCGTATCCAATTTAACCTCGCGAAGATATGGGGTAATATTGGGAAGAACTTTGTAAGAATGTTCTGGTCGGTGGAGACGCTTTTTAATATGGCGAAGTCTCTGCTAAAATTGGTGGGGGTGTTTTCTGTCGCTATTCTTTTTATGCTTAATCGATTTGGACAGTTGATTACGTTAGCGAGGATGACGGTGCTTGAGTCGGTGGAATTTCTTGCTGTTTTTATCTTTCAATTTGTGAGCACGGTGGGAATTCTACTTTTGGTCTTTGCCGTTGTTGATTATGCCTTTCAGCGCTGGAACTTTATCCAGTCTTTGAAGATGACCAAACAAGAGATTAAAGAGGAATTCAAAGAAATGGAGGGTAACCCGGAGATCAAGGCAAAAATTCGGGAGATGCAGCGTCGTTTTCTCAGTCAGAATCTTGCCCGAGAGGTTCCCAAGGCAGATGTGGTGATTACCAACCCAACCCACATTGCCGTAGCTCTCAAGTATGACCCCCATTATATGAATGCCCCCGTGGTGATTGCGAAAGGGGAAGGACCAATTGCTGAACGTATCAAAGCCCTTGCAAAGGAAAACGATATCTATGTAATAGAAAACAAACCTCTCGCCCGTTCTCTCTACCAGCTCGTGGATGTAGGGGAAGAGATTCCACCGGAGTTTTTTGAAGCGGTGGCACGTATTCTCTCGATTGTCTATCAGGCGAGAGGAAAATCGGTGGTGGCGTAA
- the flhA gene encoding flagellar biosynthesis protein FlhA, producing the protein MATEPRSLFSTILDEFPMAIAVVVIVLMMVIPLPAWILDMMLAVNLAVSLMIILSTLSIRRPADFHTFPTLILLTTIFGLGLNVSSTRLILSQGTAFQGKIIRAFGEFVVGGNYWIGITIFVVLLAIQFLVITKGASRVSEVAARFTLDAMPAKQLSIDSDLNAGLITEEEARKRREEVRQEADFYGAMDGSSKFVSGNVKVALVITLVDIIMGLVIGTIVRGEDLATAAATYTLLTIGDGLVSQIPALLISTATGIIVTRSASQERFGKNVVKQIASTSSSLYITGGVLGVMAFLPGFPTLIMLLLGGGLAALGYTLQSAQVQQEVKKQQETKAKQTAEQTTTVEDIVKVDPMNLEIGYNLIPLVDKQQGGDLLDRIRMIRKRIGLDLGVLVPPIRIVDNVALDASEYVIKIRGIDIARGKVYPNKFLAMNARLDLDAIDGITVKEPAFGLPAKWISSEERVKAESMGFSVYDAPAVIATHLTEVIKRNAASLLTRQDTQAMLDAIRKEYPVVVDEVLKHMSIGDIQKVLQGLLREGVRIRNMVTILETLSDYGAATKNIDTLVEYVRQALAKQIVTNYVDEKNTIKAVMLDPELEEILQDSIYEQQNASYANLDPEIMNHFVQEASQIIDNALQNGYTPVILCSQKVRRLVREMIERIFPSVGVLSYSEIPVDVSVDQIGMISLPRVAS; encoded by the coding sequence ATGGCAACGGAACCGAGAAGTCTTTTTTCTACGATTCTTGATGAATTTCCTATGGCGATTGCTGTGGTAGTGATTGTGTTGATGATGGTGATACCACTTCCAGCATGGATTCTTGATATGATGCTGGCGGTCAATCTGGCAGTGAGCTTAATGATTATTCTCAGTACTTTGTCTATTCGCAGACCGGCAGATTTTCATACCTTCCCAACCTTGATTCTTTTGACAACCATCTTTGGACTGGGACTGAATGTCTCTTCAACGCGTCTTATCCTCAGTCAGGGGACAGCCTTTCAGGGCAAGATTATTCGCGCTTTTGGAGAGTTTGTGGTTGGGGGGAATTACTGGATTGGTATTACCATATTTGTTGTGCTTCTTGCTATCCAGTTTCTTGTGATTACCAAGGGTGCGAGTCGCGTGTCAGAGGTGGCTGCCAGGTTTACCCTGGATGCTATGCCAGCAAAACAGCTTTCTATCGACAGCGATCTCAATGCGGGTTTGATTACAGAAGAGGAAGCACGGAAACGTCGTGAAGAGGTACGTCAGGAAGCGGATTTCTACGGGGCTATGGACGGTTCTTCCAAGTTTGTTTCAGGAAATGTGAAGGTGGCGCTGGTGATTACCCTTGTGGATATTATCATGGGTTTGGTGATAGGAACAATTGTTCGTGGTGAAGACCTTGCAACGGCTGCTGCCACCTATACGCTTTTGACAATTGGTGATGGTTTGGTTTCCCAGATACCGGCTCTGCTTATTTCCACGGCAACAGGTATCATTGTTACCCGATCGGCTTCTCAGGAACGATTTGGTAAGAATGTGGTAAAACAGATTGCCTCGACGTCTTCAAGTCTGTATATCACCGGTGGTGTACTTGGCGTGATGGCGTTTCTTCCCGGTTTTCCTACCTTGATCATGCTTTTGTTAGGGGGAGGACTGGCAGCCCTTGGATACACTCTCCAATCGGCTCAGGTACAACAAGAGGTGAAAAAACAACAGGAAACCAAGGCTAAACAGACCGCCGAACAGACGACAACCGTTGAGGATATTGTCAAGGTTGATCCGATGAACCTTGAGATAGGGTACAATTTGATTCCATTGGTAGATAAGCAGCAGGGAGGCGATCTCCTTGATCGTATTCGGATGATTCGTAAGCGTATAGGGCTTGATCTGGGTGTCCTTGTTCCCCCCATTCGCATCGTGGACAATGTGGCTCTTGATGCCTCGGAATACGTGATCAAGATTCGCGGGATTGATATAGCACGGGGCAAAGTCTATCCCAACAAGTTTCTTGCTATGAATGCTCGTCTGGATCTGGATGCTATCGATGGTATTACGGTGAAAGAACCAGCTTTTGGTCTGCCGGCAAAATGGATATCTTCCGAAGAAAGGGTCAAAGCGGAATCTATGGGATTTTCAGTATATGATGCCCCTGCTGTTATTGCTACCCACCTGACCGAGGTGATCAAGCGCAATGCAGCCTCCCTCTTAACACGTCAGGATACCCAGGCGATGCTTGATGCTATTCGCAAGGAATATCCCGTCGTGGTGGATGAGGTGCTCAAGCATATGAGTATCGGAGATATTCAGAAGGTACTGCAGGGGCTTCTCCGTGAGGGTGTCCGTATTCGCAATATGGTGACAATTCTTGAGACACTTTCGGACTATGGGGCTGCAACCAAGAATATTGACACGCTTGTTGAATACGTGCGTCAAGCGCTGGCGAAACAGATTGTTACGAACTATGTTGACGAAAAGAACACCATCAAGGCTGTGATGCTTGATCCTGAACTTGAAGAGATCTTACAGGATTCTATCTACGAACAGCAAAATGCCTCCTACGCTAACCTGGATCCCGAGATTATGAATCATTTTGTTCAGGAGGCATCTCAGATTATCGACAATGCCCTGCAGAATGGCTATACGCCGGTTATTCTCTGTTCTCAGAAGGTTCGTCGTCTTGTTCGTGAGATGATTGAGAGAATATTTCCCTCTGTGGGAGTGCTTTCGTATTCGGAGATTCCTGTCGATGTTTCTGTGGATCAGATAGGGATGATCAGTCTACCAAGGGTAGCCTCATGA
- a CDS encoding flagellar biosynthesis protein FlhF, whose translation MEYRSYEGRTRKEAIDRMFDEAIRENRLNETQLLRVTSREVRRWFGLKKDTVWVAVASIQNRALRKGMKTCSADTLAAVKTMASEQPSPSRLGTTNTHIKEQALQVIAEKSAVVLQNASETTSASLAGGELLTKVNQLEMEISSLQSFIKKELSSLREGLVNHHMSEEYEKESEIVRDAEIAKNNLMWLEEFLRERDFDTVVIHDIVEHIKNLKSDVLLDKNQILFEAKSFLLSHLKKQEISLDNYSFGNNILFVGPTGVGKTVTLVKLAAHLAAMRQKKMRFISIDRYKVGADPQLAKYAEILKAPFYEIKTKDQFFELMHQKHDYYYTFIDTAGKSPRDTITFQELADWLKQCNVPFDIHLVVSSTTKPRDLAFTVESYSVLSFHHVLATKLDETLYYGSLLSMLYRCQLPLSFITNGQEVPKDFEIANLESLVNDALK comes from the coding sequence ATGGAGTACCGTAGTTATGAAGGTCGAACGCGCAAAGAAGCTATTGATCGTATGTTTGATGAAGCCATCAGGGAGAATCGCCTCAATGAAACGCAGCTTTTACGTGTGACAAGTCGGGAGGTTCGTCGGTGGTTTGGCCTCAAAAAGGATACGGTTTGGGTTGCTGTTGCCTCTATACAGAATAGAGCTCTCCGCAAAGGAATGAAAACATGTTCCGCGGATACCCTGGCAGCGGTTAAAACAATGGCCAGCGAACAACCTTCTCCTTCTAGATTGGGAACAACAAACACCCATATCAAAGAACAAGCTCTCCAGGTTATTGCAGAAAAGTCTGCAGTTGTCCTGCAGAATGCCTCCGAAACAACCTCTGCTTCTTTAGCTGGTGGTGAACTTCTCACCAAGGTGAATCAGCTTGAAATGGAGATATCCTCTCTTCAGAGTTTTATAAAAAAGGAACTCAGCTCTTTGAGAGAGGGTTTGGTGAATCATCATATGAGCGAGGAATATGAGAAGGAAAGTGAGATTGTTCGTGATGCCGAAATAGCCAAGAACAACCTCATGTGGTTGGAGGAATTTCTTAGAGAAAGAGATTTTGACACCGTGGTGATACATGATATTGTTGAACACATTAAAAATCTCAAGAGTGATGTTCTTTTGGATAAAAATCAAATTCTTTTTGAGGCGAAGAGTTTTCTTCTCTCCCATCTGAAAAAACAGGAGATCTCTCTTGATAATTACAGTTTTGGCAATAATATCCTGTTTGTAGGACCTACAGGCGTGGGTAAAACAGTGACGCTGGTCAAACTTGCGGCACATCTTGCTGCTATGAGACAGAAAAAGATGCGATTTATCTCGATTGACAGGTACAAGGTTGGGGCTGACCCTCAGCTTGCCAAATATGCCGAGATTCTCAAAGCACCTTTCTATGAGATCAAAACCAAAGATCAATTTTTTGAGCTTATGCATCAAAAACACGATTATTACTATACCTTTATCGATACGGCAGGGAAAAGCCCACGGGATACGATCACCTTTCAGGAACTTGCTGATTGGCTGAAACAATGCAATGTGCCTTTTGATATTCATCTGGTAGTTTCTTCAACGACGAAACCCAGGGATCTGGCTTTTACGGTAGAGAGCTATTCGGTTTTGAGTTTTCATCATGTGCTTGCAACCAAACTGGATGAAACGCTTTACTATGGTTCGCTTTTGTCCATGTTGTATCGCTGTCAACTTCCACTTTCGTTTATCACGAATGGTCAGGAAGTGCCAAAGGATTTTGAGATAGCGAATCTCGAAAGTCTTGTGAATGATGCTTTAAAATAA
- a CDS encoding MinD/ParA family protein: MTEKGILGPDQAEGLRRMMGSFANHDTKIIAITSGKGGVGKSSISLNLGIHLARMKESPQKVIVMDADLGLANINVLMGIIPKYNLMHVIKGQKKISEIIYKTEYNLDIIAGANGFSQLANLKDEEKQNLIQAIREISYADYIIIDTSAGISSNVISFLLAAHEIIVVATPEPTSITDAYGVIKAIVAETDNANIKLLMNRVSSPAEANKVSQRIIQICGQFLNIKVENLGFVFEDPVVAAAVKKQIPFAFLAPNAPVNLCLNHIAKRLLNIQVADEDKGWFKFLNAFFKRMPA; this comes from the coding sequence ATGACGGAAAAGGGAATTCTAGGGCCGGATCAAGCCGAAGGCTTGCGAAGGATGATGGGGAGTTTTGCCAATCATGATACAAAAATCATTGCGATTACTTCCGGAAAGGGGGGGGTAGGAAAGAGTAGTATATCCTTGAATCTTGGTATTCATCTTGCCCGGATGAAAGAATCGCCCCAAAAAGTTATTGTTATGGACGCTGATCTGGGGCTGGCCAATATCAACGTGCTTATGGGTATTATCCCCAAGTACAATCTCATGCATGTTATCAAGGGACAGAAAAAGATCTCTGAGATCATCTACAAAACGGAGTATAATCTGGACATCATCGCGGGAGCCAATGGGTTTTCTCAGCTGGCAAACCTCAAGGATGAAGAGAAACAAAACCTGATCCAGGCTATTCGCGAGATTAGCTATGCTGACTATATTATTATTGACACTTCGGCTGGTATTTCGAGCAATGTGATTAGCTTTTTGCTTGCTGCACATGAGATTATTGTTGTGGCAACCCCTGAACCGACATCGATTACCGATGCTTACGGGGTGATTAAGGCTATTGTTGCCGAAACCGATAACGCGAATATTAAGCTGTTGATGAACCGTGTCTCTTCTCCGGCGGAGGCTAACAAGGTTTCTCAGCGAATTATCCAGATTTGCGGACAGTTTCTCAATATCAAAGTTGAAAATCTTGGGTTTGTGTTTGAGGATCCAGTGGTGGCTGCTGCGGTCAAGAAGCAGATTCCTTTTGCATTTCTTGCACCCAATGCACCGGTAAACCTCTGTCTCAACCATATTGCGAAGCGACTCTTGAATATCCAGGTAGCGGATGAGGATAAGGGATGGTTTAAGTTTCTCAATGCCTTCTTTAAACGTATGCCAGCCTGA
- the rlmB gene encoding 23S rRNA (guanosine(2251)-2'-O)-methyltransferase RlmB: MFVYGRNSVEEALKDEIPIKRVVIEKGKSNRFLSQIQRAKAKDVLVEYASEYELVKLAGTQKHQGIIAEISLPPTVYEKEEDFTDWEKLQYVLMLDGLTDTGNVGAIIRSALLLGVDVVVLPEDHSARITSQVIRASAGAIYKQPVLYVRNIVRTTEKLKSLGFTVYGLDMFGEGTLGEVTLQKPLCIVVGSEDKGMRRMMRKSCDQMIRIPTTGKLDSLNASVAVAICLWEVYKTQTGGRS, from the coding sequence GTGTTTGTCTATGGTAGAAACTCTGTCGAAGAAGCCCTCAAGGATGAGATTCCTATCAAACGAGTTGTCATAGAAAAAGGGAAATCAAACAGATTCCTTTCTCAGATACAGCGAGCGAAAGCAAAAGATGTTCTGGTTGAATATGCGTCGGAATATGAGCTTGTGAAGCTTGCAGGGACACAAAAACATCAGGGAATTATCGCGGAGATCTCTCTCCCCCCCACCGTATATGAGAAAGAAGAGGATTTTACAGACTGGGAAAAACTTCAGTATGTCTTGATGCTTGATGGGCTGACAGATACGGGAAATGTTGGGGCTATCATCCGATCGGCGCTTCTTCTGGGGGTGGATGTGGTGGTGCTTCCCGAGGATCATAGTGCTCGTATTACCTCTCAGGTGATCAGGGCTTCGGCTGGAGCTATTTATAAGCAACCTGTTTTGTATGTCAGGAATATTGTTCGTACCACGGAAAAACTGAAATCTCTGGGGTTTACCGTCTATGGTCTGGATATGTTTGGTGAGGGAACCCTCGGAGAGGTGACTCTTCAAAAACCTTTGTGTATTGTGGTTGGATCAGAAGACAAGGGTATGCGACGGATGATGCGAAAAAGCTGTGATCAGATGATTCGTATTCCTACCACGGGTAAGCTGGATAGTTTGAATGCATCGGTGGCTGTTGCTATTTGTCTGTGGGAGGTCTATAAAACCCAAACGGGAGGCAGATCATGA
- the mltG gene encoding endolytic transglycosylase MltG, which produces MKRRVFFVFLVAIIGWGLSSCARDITLNRETVLFEIQKGDTLNRIAKRLADNRIIRDPVRFKVRAKIQGYDKKLQVGTYQILPGENLDDLIKKMGTGQVYARRMTILEGWNIYDIASYLVRQNFISNEKEFFKACERIDLVEELGVKGIKNLEGFLFPDTYSVPLGLTAEDIVVLMVKQFKRVVTPEMRQALIAHGLSFYQALTLASIVEKETSVEYEKPIVAGVFYNRLRVRMKLQTDPTLIYIRQMEGNWDGNIRKRDFTNTSPYNTYRYYGLPPGPIANPGKSALLAVAYPAQTEYLYFVAKNDGTHYFSSTLQEHNRAVQLYQLRRK; this is translated from the coding sequence ATGAAAAGACGTGTTTTTTTTGTTTTTCTTGTTGCTATCATTGGATGGGGGCTTTCCAGTTGTGCAAGGGATATTACCCTTAATCGTGAGACGGTTCTTTTTGAGATTCAAAAGGGGGATACTCTTAATCGTATCGCAAAACGTCTCGCAGACAATAGAATCATACGGGATCCTGTTCGTTTTAAAGTGAGGGCAAAAATCCAGGGGTATGATAAAAAACTCCAGGTAGGGACGTATCAGATTCTTCCGGGTGAAAATCTCGATGATCTTATCAAAAAGATGGGGACAGGGCAGGTCTACGCGCGGAGGATGACGATCCTTGAGGGGTGGAATATCTACGATATAGCTTCGTATCTTGTGCGACAGAACTTCATCAGTAATGAAAAAGAATTTTTCAAAGCCTGTGAGAGAATTGATCTCGTCGAGGAGCTTGGGGTCAAGGGGATAAAAAATCTGGAGGGTTTTCTTTTTCCTGATACGTATAGTGTGCCTCTGGGGTTAACTGCAGAGGATATAGTGGTTCTCATGGTGAAACAGTTTAAACGTGTGGTGACACCGGAGATGAGGCAGGCTCTTATTGCTCATGGGCTGAGTTTTTATCAGGCGTTGACACTGGCAAGTATTGTGGAGAAAGAAACAAGTGTGGAGTATGAGAAGCCTATCGTAGCAGGGGTGTTTTATAACCGGTTGCGGGTGCGGATGAAACTCCAGACAGACCCTACGCTTATCTATATCCGTCAAATGGAAGGAAACTGGGATGGAAATATCCGTAAAAGAGATTTTACCAATACTTCCCCTTACAATACCTATAGGTACTATGGTCTTCCCCCTGGACCGATTGCCAATCCCGGGAAATCTGCCTTGTTGGCTGTCGCGTATCCTGCTCAGACAGAATACCTCTACTTTGTGGCGAAAAATGACGGGACACATTATTTTTCTTCGACACTTCAGGAGCATAATCGGGCTGTTCAATTGTATCAGTTGCGTCGAAAGTAA